One Phocoena phocoena chromosome 5, mPhoPho1.1, whole genome shotgun sequence genomic region harbors:
- the ATOH1 gene encoding transcription factor ATOH1 — MSRLLHAQEWAEVKELGDHHRHPQPHHLPQPPPSQPPATLQTREHPVYPAELSLLDSTDPRAWLAPTLQGICTARAAQYLLHSPELGASEAAAPRDEADGRAELVRRSGGSGSSKSPGPVKVREQLCKLKGGVVVDELGCSRQRAPSSKQVNGVQKQRRLAANARERRRMHGLNHAFDQLRNVIPSFNNDKKLSKYETLQMAQIYINALSELLQTPSGGDQPPPPPASCKSGHHQLRAAVPYEAGAGTATAAGTPPASGVGQRPTPPGSCRTRFSAPASAGGYSMQLEALHFSTFEDSALTAMMAQKNLSPSLPGGILQPVQEESSKTSPRSHRSDGEFSPHSHYSDSDEAS, encoded by the coding sequence ATGTCCCGCCTGCTGCATGCACAAGAGTGGGCTGAAGTGAAGGAGCTGGGGGACCACCACCGCCATCCCCAGCCGCACCACCTCCCGCAGCCGCCGCCATCACAGCCACCTGCGACCCTGCAGACGAGAGAGCATCCGGTCTATCCGGCCGAGCTGTCCCTCCTGGACAGCACCGACCCACGCGCCTGGCTGGCTCCCACTTTGCAGGGCATCTGCACGGCACGCGCCGCCCAGTACTTGCTCCATTCCCCAGAGCTGGGTGCCTCCGAGGCCGCGGCGCCCCGGGACGAGGCGGACGGCCGGGCAGAGCTGGTGAGAAGGAGCGGCGGCAGTGGCAGCAGCAAGAGCCCGGGGCCCGTGAAAGTGCGGGAACAGCTGTGCAAGCTGAAAGGCGGGGTGGTGGTAGACGAGCTGGGCTGCAGCCGCCAGCGCGCCCCTTCCAGCAAACAGGTGAACGGGGTGCAGAAGCAAAGGAGGCTAGCGGCCAACGCCAGGGAGCGACGCAGGATGCACGGGTTGAACCACGCCTTCGACCAGCTTCGCAACGTTATCCCGTCCTTCAACAACGACAAGAAGCTGTCCAAGTACGAGACCCTGCAGATGGCCCAGATCTACATTAACGCCTTGTCCGAGCTGCTTCAAACGCCCAGCGGCGGGgaccagccgccgccgccgccagcatCATGCAAGAGCGGACACCACCAACTTCGCGCCGCCGTCCCCTACGAAGCAGGCGCGGGCACCGCGACCGCGGCGGGGACGCCGCCAGCCTCGGGAGTGGGGCAGCGGCCGACCCCGCCCGGAAGCTGCCGGACTCGCTTTTCGGCCCCGGCCTCCGCCGGAGGATACTCGATGCAGCTGGAAGCTCTGCACTTCTCGACTTTCGAGGACAGCGCCCTGACGGCGATGATGGCGCAAAAGAACTTGTCGCCTTCGCTGCCTGGGGGCATCCTGCAGCCAGTGCAGGAAGAAAGTAGCAAAACTTCGCCGCGGTCCCACAGAAGCGACGGAGAGTTTTCCCCCCATTCCCATTACAGTGACTCGGATGAGGCAAGTTAG